Proteins encoded in a region of the Elaeis guineensis isolate ETL-2024a chromosome 7, EG11, whole genome shotgun sequence genome:
- the LOC105048346 gene encoding E3 ubiquitin-protein ligase SINAT5, which produces MMELDNIECISSSDGMDDDEGTAHHLPHPFLKPHHVGSGNGGCGGVVGIGGIPAQVISPATSVHELLECPVCTNSMYPPIHQCHNGHTLCSTCKSRVHNRCPTCRQELGDIRCLALEKVAESLELPCKYFSLGCPEIFPYYSKLKHEALCNFRPYNCPYAGSECSVAGDVPFLVAHLRDDHKVDMHTGCTFNHRYVKSNPREVENATWMLTVFHCFGQYFCLHFEAFQLGMAPVYMAFLRFMGDENEARNYKYSLEVGANGRKLIWEGTPRSIRDSHRKVRDSHDGLIIQRNMALFFSGGDRKELKLRVTGRIWKEQPNPDAGVCIPNLCS; this is translated from the exons ATGATGGAATTGGACAACATCGAGTGCATCTCGTCGTCGGACGGGATGGACGACGACGAGGGTACCGCCCACCATCTTCCCCACCCCTTCTTGAAGCCCCACCATGTCGGCAGCGGAAACGGCGGCTGCGGCGGCGTAGTGGGAATCGGGGGCATCCCAGCGCAGGTCATCTCGCCGGCGACCAGCGTGCACGAGCTGCTCGAGTGCCCCGTCTGCACCAATTCCATGTACCCCCCGATCCACCAG TGCCACAATGGGCATACTTTATGTTCAACCTGTAAGTCAAGGGTGCATAACAGGTGCCCCACTTGCAGACAAGAGCTTGGAGACATCAGGTGTTTAGCATTGGAAAAGGTGGCTGAGTCACTTGAGCTTCCTTGCAAGTATTTCTCACTAGGTTGCCCAGAAATCTTCCCGTACTACAGCAAACTCAAGCATGAAGCCCTGTGCAATTTCAGACCATACAACTGTCCATATGCTGGGTCTGAATGTTCTGTTGCTGGGGATGTTCCTTTCCTGGTTGCACATTTAAGGGATGATCACAAGGTTGACATGCATACTGGCTGCACATTCAATCATCGTTATGTGAAGTCCAATCCTCGAGAGGTTGAAAATGCCACCTGGATGCTAACT GTGTTCCACTGCTTTGGGCAGTATTTCTGCCTGCACTTTGAGGCCTTTCAGCTTGGGATGGCTCCGGTTTACATGGCATTCCTCCGTTTCATGGGGGATGAGAATGAGGCAAGGAACTACAAGTACAGCCTTGAGGTTGGTGCTAACGGCAGGAAGCTCATATGGGAAGGCACTCCTCGGAGTATCCGTGACAGCCACAGGAAAGTTCGGGACAGTCATGATGGCCTCATAATCCAGAGGAATATGGCACTCTTCTTCTCTGGGGGTGATAGGAAGGAGCTGAAGCTGCGGGTTACTGGCCGAATATGGAAGGAGCAGCCAAACCCTGATGCTGGAGTGTGCATACCCAATCTGTGTAGCTGA
- the LOC105048345 gene encoding uncharacterized protein At4g37920: MEIASSCAVGPSIPLRIRSLPTWSSVASREPSLPILSRRRFSGRCGAVLFRSEFQGRLLYGSFQSKSSALKAVGDMTMTPSDCTEDLPSNPIQSNNRTVYEQCPEDDEEIEDCKADTEYMDDSKMVRVCDKLIEVFMVDKPTATDWRRLLAFSKEWSNIRPHFYKRCQERADAESDPGMKHKILRLGRKLKEIDDDVQRHNELLEAIKEAPSEINTIVARRRKDFTKEFFVHLHTVAQSYHDSPAEQNDLAKLGNVCLAAVQAYDNASESIEALNAAELKLQDIVNSPTLDAACRKIDDLAEKKELDSALMLMLTKAWSAAKESNMMKDEVKDVLYHLYKSAVGNLQRLMPKEIRILKYLLTIEDPEEQLAALKDAFTPGDELEGKDVDCLYTTPEALHTWIRTVVDAYHFSREGTLIREARDLMNPKVIQKLEELKKLVQNNFL; encoded by the exons ATGGAGATCGCTTCTTCTTGTGCTGTGGGACCTTCGATTCCCCTCCGAATACGCTCTCTTCCAACCTGGAGCTCGGTTGCCTCCCGAGAGCCGTCTCTTCCTATCCTTTCTCGGAGAAGATTCTCTGGTAGATGTGGAGCCGTTCTTTTCCGCTCTGAATTCCAAG GCCGTTTATTGTATGGTTCATTCCAGTCAAAGTCCTCAGCTCTCAAAGCAGTGGGTGATATGACGATGACGCCAAGTGACTGTACTGAAGACTTGCCATCAAACCCTATACAGTCTAACAATAGGACTGTATATGAACAGTGCCCTGAAGATGATGAGGAAATAGAAGATTGCAAAGCTGACACAGAATACATGGATGACTCTAAAATGGTCAGAGTTTGTGACAAACTAATTGAAGTATTCATGGTCGATAAGCCAACAGCAACTGATTGGAGAAGGTTATTAGCTTTTAGCAAGGAGTGGAGCAATATTCGACCTCATTTTTATAAGCGCTGTCAGGAAAGAGCAGATGCTGAGAGTGATCCAGGGATGAAGCACAAGATTCTTCGACTTGGTAGAAAACTGAAGGAG ATAGATGATGACGTGCAAAGACATAATGAACTTCTTGAAGCAATTAAAGAAGCACCATCTGAAATAAATACTATTGTTGCCAGGCGCCGTAAAGATTTCACAAAGGAATTCTTTGTACATCTTCATACTGTAGCACAATCTTATCACGATAGTCCAGCAGAACAAAATG atttagcaaaacttggaaaTGTTTGTCTAGCTGCTGTACAAGCGTATGATAATGCATCAGAAAGTATTGAGGCTCTGAATGCTGCCGAGTTGAAGTTACAAGATATTGTCAATTCGCCTACTTTAGATGCTGCATGCAGAAAGATAGATGATTTAGCTGAGAAGAAAGAACTTGATTCTGCTTTGATGTTGATGCTTACCAAAGCTTGGTCAGCTGCCAAAGAATCAAATATGATGAAAGATGAG GTAAAGGATGTATTGTATCATTTATACAAGTCTGCAGTGGGTAATCTTCAGAGACTTATGCCAAAGGAAATCAGGATACTAAAATATCTTCTCACAATTGAGGATCCTGAGGAGCAATTGGCTGCACTAAAGGATGCTTTTACACCTGGAGATGAACTTGAAGGAAAGGATGTTGACTGCTTGTACAC AACGCCAGAGGCATTGCACACTTGGATAAGGACTGTGGTGGATGCTTACCATTTCAGTAGAGAAGGCACACTCATAAGGGAAGCAAGAGACTTGATGAACCCAAAGGTCATTCAGAAACTGGAGGAGTTAAAGAAGCTAGTCCAGAATAATTTCCTCTAG